One Streptomyces lincolnensis genomic region harbors:
- a CDS encoding replication-associated recombination protein A, which produces MEPDLFTAAAEDRQEKDPSASPLAVRMRPRTLDEVVGQQHLLKPGSPLRRLVGESAGGPAGPSSVILWGPPGTGKTTLAYVVSKATNKRFVELSAITAGVKEVRAVIEGARRATGGFGKETVLFLDEIHRFSKAQQDSLLPAVENRWVTLIAATTENPYFSVISPLLSRSLLLTLEPLTDDDLRGLLKRALSDERGLKEAVALPEDTEDHLLRIAGGDARRALTALEAAAGAALDKGEAEVSLTTLEETVDRAAVKYDRDGDQHYDVASALIKSIRGSDVDAALHYLARMIEAGEDPRFIARRLMISASEDIGLADPNALPIAVAAAQAVAMIGFPEAALTLSHATIALALAPKSNAATMAIGAAMEDVRKGLAGTVPPHLRDGHYKGAAKLGHAQGYVYPHDLPEGIASQQYAPDAIKDREYYEPTRHGAEARYADAVEWTRKHLGRRRS; this is translated from the coding sequence GTGGAGCCCGACCTGTTCACCGCCGCCGCGGAAGACCGCCAGGAGAAGGACCCGTCCGCCAGCCCCCTGGCGGTCCGGATGCGTCCGCGCACCCTCGACGAGGTGGTGGGCCAGCAGCACCTGTTGAAGCCGGGCTCACCCCTGCGCCGTCTGGTCGGCGAGAGCGCCGGAGGCCCGGCGGGACCCTCCTCGGTGATCCTGTGGGGCCCGCCCGGCACCGGCAAGACGACCCTGGCGTACGTCGTCTCCAAGGCCACCAACAAGCGGTTCGTGGAGCTGTCGGCGATCACCGCCGGCGTCAAGGAGGTCCGCGCCGTCATCGAGGGGGCCCGCCGCGCCACTGGCGGCTTCGGCAAGGAGACCGTCCTCTTCCTCGACGAGATCCACCGCTTCAGCAAGGCCCAGCAGGACTCCCTGCTGCCGGCCGTCGAGAACCGCTGGGTGACGCTGATCGCGGCGACCACCGAGAACCCGTACTTCTCGGTGATCTCGCCCCTGCTCTCCCGTTCGTTGCTGCTGACCCTCGAACCCCTCACGGACGACGACCTCAGAGGACTCCTGAAGCGGGCGCTGAGCGACGAGCGGGGCCTGAAGGAGGCCGTCGCCCTCCCCGAGGACACCGAGGACCACCTCCTGCGGATCGCCGGCGGCGACGCCCGCCGCGCCCTGACCGCCCTGGAAGCGGCCGCCGGGGCCGCGCTCGACAAGGGCGAGGCGGAGGTCTCCCTCACCACGCTGGAGGAGACCGTCGACCGCGCGGCCGTGAAGTACGACCGCGACGGCGACCAGCACTACGACGTCGCCAGCGCCCTCATCAAGTCCATCCGCGGCTCCGACGTGGACGCCGCCCTGCACTACCTGGCCCGCATGATCGAGGCCGGCGAGGACCCCCGCTTCATCGCCCGCCGCCTGATGATCTCCGCCAGTGAGGACATCGGTCTCGCCGATCCGAACGCCCTGCCGATAGCGGTCGCCGCCGCCCAGGCCGTCGCCATGATCGGCTTCCCCGAGGCCGCCCTCACCCTGAGCCACGCCACCATCGCCCTCGCCCTGGCCCCGAAGTCCAACGCCGCGACCATGGCGATCGGCGCCGCCATGGAGGACGTACGCAAGGGACTGGCCGGAACCGTCCCGCCGCACCTGCGCGACGGCCACTACAAGGGCGCCGCCAAGCTCGGCCACGCCCAGGGGTACGTGTATCCGCACGACCTGCCGGAGGGCATCGCCTCCCAGCAGTACGCCCCGGACGCCATCAAGGACCGCGAGTACTACGAACCCACCCGGCACGGCGCCGAGGCCCGGTACGCCGACGCCGTGGAATGGACCCGCAAGCACCTCGGTCGCAGGCGGTCGTGA
- a CDS encoding MBL fold metallo-hydrolase, with translation MLIAGFPAGAWGTNCYLVAPAAGEECVIIDPGHQAAQGVEETLKKHRLKPVAVVLTHGHLDHVASVVPVCGAHDVPAWIHPEDRYMMSDPEKALGRSVGMPLMGELTVGEPDDVRELADGSKLELAGLELTVAHAPGHTKGSVTFGLPEAADIPPVFFSGDLLFAGSIGRTDLPGGDMAEMLDSLARVCLPLDDSTVVLSGHGPQTTIGQERAANPYLRQVAAGQGAQQAPRRGM, from the coding sequence GTGCTCATTGCCGGGTTCCCCGCCGGGGCCTGGGGGACGAACTGTTATCTCGTCGCCCCCGCCGCCGGTGAGGAGTGCGTGATCATCGACCCCGGCCACCAGGCCGCTCAGGGAGTCGAGGAGACGCTGAAGAAGCATCGGCTCAAGCCCGTCGCCGTCGTCCTCACACACGGCCACCTCGACCATGTGGCCTCGGTCGTCCCGGTGTGCGGCGCGCACGACGTGCCGGCGTGGATCCACCCCGAGGACCGCTACATGATGAGCGATCCGGAGAAGGCGCTCGGCCGTTCCGTCGGGATGCCGCTGATGGGTGAGCTGACCGTCGGGGAGCCCGACGACGTCCGTGAACTGGCCGACGGCTCGAAGCTGGAGCTCGCGGGTCTGGAGCTGACCGTCGCGCACGCGCCGGGCCATACCAAGGGGTCGGTGACCTTCGGCCTGCCCGAGGCGGCGGACATCCCGCCGGTCTTCTTCTCGGGCGACCTGCTCTTCGCCGGCTCCATCGGACGCACCGACCTGCCCGGCGGTGACATGGCCGAGATGCTCGACTCGCTGGCCCGCGTGTGCCTGCCGCTCGACGACTCGACCGTGGTGCTGTCCGGCCACGGCCCCCAGACGACCATCGGCCAGGAGCGCGCCGCCAACCCGTATCTGCGGCAGGTGGCCGCCGGCCAGGGAGCTCAGCAGGCTCCCCGACGAGGAATGTGA
- the hisS gene encoding histidine--tRNA ligase: protein MSTFNAPKGTYDLIPPDSATFLAVREAIAAPLRNSGYGYVETPGFENVELFARGVGESTDIVTKEMYAFETKGGDKLALRPEGTASVLRAALEANLHKAGNLPVKLWYSGSYYRYERPQKGRYRHFSQVGAEAIGAEDPALDAELIILADQAYRSLGLRTFRILLNSLGDQECRPVYRTALQDFLRGLDLDEDTLRRAEINPLRVLDDKRESVQKQLGDAPLLRDYLCDACKAYHEEVRELITAAGVAFEDDPKLVRGLDYYTRTTFEFVHDGLGSQSAVGGGGRYDGLSEMIGGPALPSVGWALGVDRTVLALEAEGIELELPASTSVFAVPLGEEARRILFAKVTELRKVGIAADFSYGGKGLKGAMKNANRSGARYTIVAGERDLAEGVVQLKDMESGEQTAVGVNEIVAELEARLG from the coding sequence GTGAGCACCTTCAACGCCCCCAAGGGCACGTACGACCTGATCCCCCCGGACAGCGCCACCTTCCTGGCGGTCCGCGAGGCGATCGCCGCGCCCCTGCGCAACTCCGGCTACGGCTACGTCGAGACGCCCGGCTTCGAGAACGTCGAGCTGTTCGCGCGCGGTGTCGGTGAGTCCACCGACATCGTGACCAAGGAGATGTACGCCTTCGAGACCAAGGGCGGCGACAAGCTCGCCCTGCGCCCCGAGGGCACGGCCTCCGTGCTGCGCGCCGCCCTGGAGGCGAACCTGCACAAGGCCGGCAACCTCCCGGTCAAGCTCTGGTACTCCGGCTCGTACTACCGCTACGAGCGCCCGCAGAAGGGCCGTTACCGGCACTTCTCCCAGGTCGGCGCCGAGGCCATCGGCGCGGAGGACCCGGCGCTGGACGCCGAGCTGATCATCCTGGCCGACCAGGCGTATCGCTCGCTGGGCCTGCGCACCTTCCGGATCCTGCTCAACAGCCTGGGCGACCAGGAGTGCCGCCCGGTGTACCGGACCGCGTTGCAGGACTTCCTGCGCGGCCTGGATCTCGACGAGGACACCCTGCGCCGGGCGGAGATCAACCCGCTGCGGGTCCTGGACGACAAGCGCGAGTCGGTCCAGAAGCAGCTCGGGGACGCCCCGCTGCTGCGGGACTACCTCTGCGACGCGTGCAAGGCGTACCACGAAGAGGTCCGCGAGCTGATCACGGCCGCGGGCGTCGCCTTCGAGGACGACCCGAAGCTGGTCCGCGGCCTGGACTACTACACCCGCACCACCTTCGAGTTCGTCCACGACGGTCTCGGCTCCCAGTCCGCGGTGGGCGGCGGCGGCCGCTACGACGGCCTGTCCGAGATGATCGGCGGCCCCGCGCTGCCGTCGGTGGGCTGGGCGCTGGGCGTCGACCGGACGGTCCTCGCCCTGGAGGCGGAGGGCATCGAGCTCGAACTCCCCGCCAGCACCAGCGTCTTCGCGGTGCCGCTGGGCGAGGAGGCCCGCCGGATCCTGTTCGCCAAGGTCACCGAGCTGCGCAAGGTGGGCATCGCCGCCGACTTCTCCTACGGCGGCAAGGGCCTCAAGGGCGCCATGAAGAACGCCAACCGCAGCGGGGCCCGCTACACGATCGTGGCCGGCGAGCGCGACCTCGCCGAGGGCGTCGTCCAGCTCAAGGACATGGAGTCCGGCGAGCAGACGGCGGTCGGGGTCAACGAGATCGTGGCGGAGCTGGAAGCACGGCTGGGCTGA
- a CDS encoding DUF349 domain-containing protein produces MSSDPWGRVDETGTVYVRTADGEQVVGSWQAGSPEEALAYFERKYEGLVVEIGLLEKRVKTTDLSAKDAQVAIDHIREQVDAHHAVGDLDALKVRLDKLVETVDKRREERKQQRAKQSDEARHSKEALVAEAEELAQSDQWRAAGERLRALVDTWKGLPRLDRKSDDELWHRFSHARSAFSKRRKAHFAQLDAQREEARRTKERLVGEAEALSGSTDWGPTAARYRELMAEWKAAGRAQREHEDDLWNRFRGAQDVFFAARSSVFAERDAEQSENLKLKEELAEEAEKLLPIGDLKSARAAFRTLNERWEAIGHVPRDARPKVEGRMHAVERALQEAEETEWRRTNPEARARAEGLTGQLQAAVDRLKGQIEQARAQGNNARADKLERELEGRQALLDQALKGLQEFGG; encoded by the coding sequence GTGAGCAGCGACCCGTGGGGCCGCGTCGACGAGACGGGGACCGTGTACGTGCGTACGGCCGACGGCGAGCAGGTCGTCGGTTCCTGGCAGGCGGGCTCCCCCGAGGAGGCGTTGGCCTATTTCGAGCGCAAGTACGAGGGCCTGGTTGTCGAGATCGGCCTCCTCGAGAAGCGAGTGAAGACCACCGACCTGTCGGCGAAGGACGCACAGGTCGCGATCGACCACATCCGGGAGCAGGTCGACGCCCACCACGCGGTCGGTGACCTGGACGCGCTCAAGGTCCGGCTGGACAAGCTCGTGGAGACCGTCGACAAGCGCCGCGAGGAGCGCAAGCAGCAGCGGGCCAAGCAGTCCGACGAGGCCCGGCACTCCAAGGAGGCGCTGGTCGCCGAGGCGGAGGAGCTCGCGCAGTCCGACCAGTGGCGGGCGGCCGGCGAGCGGCTGCGTGCCCTGGTGGACACCTGGAAGGGTCTCCCCCGCCTGGACCGCAAGTCCGACGACGAGCTGTGGCACCGCTTCTCGCACGCTCGCTCGGCGTTCTCCAAGCGCCGCAAGGCGCACTTCGCTCAGCTGGACGCGCAGCGCGAGGAGGCCCGCCGCACCAAGGAGCGCCTGGTCGGGGAGGCCGAGGCGCTGTCGGGTTCGACGGACTGGGGCCCGACGGCCGCGCGCTACCGCGAGCTGATGGCGGAGTGGAAGGCCGCGGGGCGCGCCCAGCGCGAGCACGAGGACGACCTGTGGAACCGCTTCCGCGGCGCCCAGGACGTGTTCTTCGCCGCCCGCAGCTCGGTCTTCGCCGAACGGGACGCCGAGCAGTCGGAGAACCTCAAGCTGAAGGAGGAGCTGGCCGAGGAGGCCGAGAAGCTCCTGCCGATCGGCGACCTGAAGAGCGCCCGTGCCGCCTTCCGTACGCTCAACGAGCGCTGGGAGGCCATCGGCCATGTACCGCGGGATGCCCGGCCGAAGGTCGAGGGCCGGATGCACGCGGTCGAGCGCGCGCTCCAGGAGGCCGAGGAGACCGAGTGGCGCCGGACCAACCCGGAGGCACGCGCGCGTGCCGAGGGCCTGACCGGCCAGCTCCAGGCCGCCGTGGACAGGCTCAAGGGCCAGATCGAGCAGGCACGCGCCCAGGGCAACAACGCCAGGGCCGACAAGCTCGAGCGTGAGCTGGAGGGCCGCCAGGCACTCCTGGACCAGGCACTGAAGGGTCTTCAGGAGTTCGGCGGCTGA
- a CDS encoding response regulator — translation MIRIILADDHPVVREGLRAMLSAEPDLEVVADASSGPQAEALAAELRPDIVLMDLRMPGGGGADSIVRMSEAGLPCRVIVLTTYETDRDILRAVEAGAAGYLLKDLPRGELAEAVRAAARGETVLAPAVAARLVDQLRTKPERPHLSSRETAVLRLVAEGCTNAEIGRRLFIGESTVKTHLLRIFGKLGVDDRTAAVTSAMRYGLLD, via the coding sequence GTGATCCGGATCATCCTGGCCGACGACCATCCCGTCGTACGGGAGGGCCTGCGGGCGATGCTGAGCGCCGAACCGGATCTGGAGGTGGTCGCCGACGCCTCCAGTGGGCCGCAGGCGGAGGCGCTGGCGGCCGAGTTGCGGCCCGACATCGTGCTGATGGACCTGCGGATGCCCGGCGGCGGGGGCGCCGATTCCATCGTGCGGATGAGCGAGGCGGGGCTGCCCTGCCGGGTGATCGTCCTGACCACGTACGAGACGGACCGTGACATCCTGCGGGCCGTGGAGGCGGGTGCCGCGGGCTATCTGCTCAAGGACCTGCCGCGTGGCGAACTGGCCGAGGCGGTACGGGCCGCCGCGCGCGGCGAGACGGTGCTCGCCCCGGCAGTCGCGGCACGGCTGGTCGACCAGCTGCGGACCAAGCCGGAGCGCCCCCACCTGTCGTCACGCGAGACGGCGGTGCTCAGGCTGGTCGCCGAGGGCTGCACGAACGCGGAGATCGGCAGGCGGCTGTTCATCGGGGAGTCGACGGTCAAGACCCACTTGCTGCGCATCTTCGGGAAACTCGGCGTCGACGACCGGACCGCGGCGGTGACGAGTGCGATGCGTTACGGACTGCTGGACTGA
- a CDS encoding ABC transporter permease, whose product MTTTAVRSRTGAPAARLPGAWGLGLRRGALELKQFFRQRDQVVFTFAFPVVFLFLFASIFSDDVEGAGITASQLYVPAMMAAGIMSTSFQSLGISIAIERDEKVLRRLRGTPMPPAAYFLGKIWLVLVTGLLETAILLAVGTTLYDVELPSDAARWFDFAWIFVLGLTACALLGIAVSSLPKTSKSASSVVVLPFLVLQFISGVYIAIDTIPDWMLNIGALFPLKWMCQGLRGVFLPESAQVLEQTGGWEFGRIALVLGAWCVGGLLLCLLTFRWKNRRDG is encoded by the coding sequence ATGACCACGACCGCCGTACGGTCCCGCACCGGGGCGCCCGCCGCACGGTTGCCCGGGGCATGGGGGCTGGGGCTGCGCCGGGGCGCCCTGGAGCTCAAGCAGTTCTTCCGGCAGCGCGACCAGGTGGTGTTCACCTTCGCCTTCCCGGTGGTGTTCCTGTTCCTGTTCGCCTCGATCTTCAGCGACGACGTGGAGGGCGCCGGCATCACCGCCTCGCAGCTGTACGTCCCGGCGATGATGGCCGCCGGCATCATGTCGACCAGCTTCCAGTCGCTCGGCATCTCGATCGCGATCGAGCGGGACGAGAAGGTGCTGCGCCGGCTGCGCGGGACGCCGATGCCGCCGGCGGCGTATTTCCTCGGCAAGATCTGGCTGGTTCTCGTCACCGGTCTGCTGGAGACGGCGATCCTGCTGGCCGTCGGCACGACGCTGTACGACGTCGAGCTGCCGTCGGACGCGGCCCGCTGGTTCGACTTCGCCTGGATCTTCGTGCTGGGCCTGACGGCGTGCGCGCTGCTGGGCATCGCAGTCAGTTCGCTGCCGAAGACGAGCAAGAGCGCGAGTTCCGTGGTCGTCCTCCCCTTCCTGGTGCTTCAGTTCATCTCCGGGGTATACATCGCGATCGACACCATCCCGGACTGGATGCTGAACATCGGGGCGCTGTTCCCGCTGAAGTGGATGTGCCAGGGGCTGCGCGGAGTGTTCCTGCCCGAGTCGGCGCAGGTGCTGGAGCAGACGGGAGGCTGGGAGTTCGGACGGATCGCCCTGGTGCTGGGGGCGTGGTGCGTCGGAGGATTGCTGCTGTGCCTGCTGACCTTCCGGTGGAAGAACCGGCGCGACGGGTGA
- a CDS encoding peptidylprolyl isomerase translates to MVTQEQRKRQLAREKFLRQQQRRTAARRKARMRNSVIASVLGVVLVGSLALYTSGVLKDDDKTNTSSESTPSKEPSKAPDPCEKPAAGKVKTATWKKEPALTIDKSATYSMELATTCGDIDIALKTSAAPRTVNSFSFLASKGYFDHTKCHRLTTEGIYVLQCGDPTGSGSGGPGYTIPDENLKDKSLKSNIYPAGTVAMANTGQPNSGGSQFFLVYQDSQLPPSYTPFGTVSESGMKVLKKIAAAGAQAADPTTGNTAPNATVVINKATVTKS, encoded by the coding sequence GTGGTCACCCAGGAACAGCGGAAGCGTCAGCTCGCCCGGGAGAAGTTCTTGCGGCAACAGCAGCGGCGCACAGCCGCGCGGCGCAAGGCCCGCATGCGGAACTCGGTGATCGCGTCGGTACTCGGCGTGGTCCTGGTCGGCAGTCTCGCCCTGTACACGAGCGGTGTACTCAAGGACGACGACAAGACCAACACGAGCTCCGAGTCGACGCCGAGCAAGGAGCCCAGCAAGGCTCCGGATCCGTGCGAGAAGCCCGCGGCGGGCAAGGTCAAGACGGCGACCTGGAAGAAGGAGCCGGCGTTGACGATCGACAAGTCGGCCACCTACTCGATGGAGCTGGCGACGACCTGCGGCGACATAGACATCGCGCTGAAGACGTCGGCCGCGCCGCGCACGGTGAACTCGTTCAGCTTCCTTGCGAGCAAGGGCTACTTCGATCACACCAAGTGCCACCGCCTGACCACCGAGGGGATCTACGTCCTTCAGTGCGGCGACCCCACGGGCAGCGGCAGCGGTGGTCCCGGCTACACGATTCCGGACGAGAACCTGAAGGACAAAAGCCTCAAGAGCAACATCTATCCGGCGGGCACCGTGGCGATGGCGAACACCGGCCAGCCGAACTCCGGCGGCAGCCAGTTCTTCCTCGTCTACCAGGACAGTCAGCTCCCGCCGAGCTACACACCGTTCGGCACGGTGTCCGAATCCGGTATGAAGGTCCTGAAGAAGATCGCCGCCGCGGGAGCGCAGGCCGCGGACCCCACGACGGGCAATACGGCACCCAACGCGACGGTCGTCATCAACAAGGCAACTGTCACCAAATCCTGA
- a CDS encoding sensor histidine kinase, whose translation MPADLPVEEPARRVTDPDGAVGAYTWDRSFRIWDAYFALIWLATLVTVLGADRPGWPVRIVAAGLLVALVPLFVWVGRPILRGDPPEERRALGYLGAAMALFLSSAILVGETRLITFALVPQCFMTLRMRRALIVVTVINIVPVVGWVLVWRPSDQDVFNNALFAVVSLVFSMAVGSWVIRIIEQSQERAALIAELDSSRHEISRLSAAHGALTERERMAREIHDTLAQGFTSLLMLVQAVEAELDDDLPQARRHLALMDETARQNLAEARALVAGGAPADLDGASLPDALRRLAARHEAALEVSGPVRPLPAGPEVVALRACQEALANARRHAGSSAAVGIALTYADEALTVCVRDTGCGFDPAAVRGGYGLAGLRARATEVGGTARIRSAPGDGTTVTVRLPVPPVRSCSP comes from the coding sequence GTGCCTGCTGACCTTCCGGTGGAAGAACCGGCGCGACGGGTGACGGACCCGGACGGTGCCGTCGGCGCGTACACCTGGGACCGGTCGTTCCGGATCTGGGACGCGTACTTCGCGCTCATCTGGCTGGCCACCCTGGTGACCGTGCTCGGCGCGGACCGTCCGGGGTGGCCGGTCCGCATCGTCGCGGCGGGTCTGCTCGTCGCGCTCGTCCCGCTGTTCGTGTGGGTGGGGCGGCCCATCCTCCGGGGTGATCCGCCCGAGGAGCGGCGGGCCCTCGGCTATCTCGGGGCGGCCATGGCGCTGTTCCTGTCGTCGGCGATCCTGGTGGGCGAGACCCGGCTGATCACCTTCGCGCTGGTCCCCCAGTGCTTCATGACCCTGCGGATGCGGCGCGCGCTGATCGTGGTGACCGTGATCAACATCGTGCCGGTGGTGGGCTGGGTGCTGGTCTGGCGGCCGAGCGACCAGGACGTCTTCAACAACGCGCTGTTCGCCGTGGTCTCCCTCGTCTTCTCGATGGCCGTCGGCAGCTGGGTCATCCGGATCATCGAGCAGAGCCAGGAACGGGCCGCGCTGATCGCCGAGCTGGACTCCAGCCGGCACGAGATCTCCCGTCTCTCGGCGGCGCACGGGGCCCTGACCGAGCGGGAACGGATGGCCCGGGAGATCCACGACACGCTCGCGCAGGGCTTCACCAGCCTGCTGATGCTGGTCCAGGCCGTCGAGGCGGAGCTCGATGACGACCTCCCGCAGGCCCGCCGTCATCTGGCGTTGATGGACGAGACCGCCCGGCAGAACCTGGCCGAGGCCCGGGCCCTGGTCGCCGGAGGTGCCCCGGCCGACCTGGACGGTGCCTCGCTCCCGGACGCCCTGCGCCGGCTGGCCGCGCGCCACGAGGCCGCCCTGGAGGTGTCCGGGCCGGTGCGTCCCCTGCCCGCCGGCCCCGAGGTGGTGGCGCTGCGCGCCTGCCAGGAGGCGCTGGCCAACGCCCGCAGGCACGCGGGGAGTTCGGCGGCCGTGGGGATCGCGCTGACCTACGCCGACGAGGCGCTCACCGTGTGCGTACGGGACACCGGGTGCGGTTTCGATCCGGCGGCCGTGCGCGGCGGTTACGGTCTGGCGGGATTGCGTGCCCGGGCCACCGAGGTGGGCGGCACGGCGCGGATCCGCAGTGCGCCGGGCGACGGGACGACCGTGACCGTCCGGCTGCCCGTCCCTCCTGTGAGGAGCTGTTCACCGTGA
- a CDS encoding ABC transporter ATP-binding protein yields MTAHAKELAVDVRGLRKQYGDVTAVDGIDLGIRKGEVFGLLGPNGAGKSTTVEILQGNRDRDAGEVSVLGADPAHGTRAWRSRVGIVWQDESAPAELTVGETVRHFARYYPRPRDPEEVIGLVGLRAKEDSRIKALSGGQRRRLDVALGVIGGPELLLLDEPTTGFDPAARRQFWDLIRKLADEGTTILLTTHYLEEAEALAHRLAIVSQGRVVAEGEPAALRQGHGTGATVEWTEPDGSPRIERTDTPTRTVAELMRRFDGEIPGLRVSRPTLEDVYLRLTGQEDAR; encoded by the coding sequence ATGACAGCACACGCGAAAGAACTCGCGGTGGACGTACGGGGGCTGCGCAAGCAGTACGGCGACGTGACCGCGGTCGACGGGATCGATCTCGGCATCCGCAAGGGAGAGGTCTTCGGCCTGCTGGGGCCCAACGGGGCGGGCAAGAGCACGACGGTGGAGATCCTCCAGGGCAACCGCGACCGGGACGCGGGCGAGGTGTCCGTCCTCGGTGCGGACCCGGCGCACGGCACGCGCGCGTGGCGCTCACGTGTCGGAATCGTCTGGCAGGACGAATCCGCGCCCGCCGAGTTGACGGTCGGCGAGACGGTGCGGCACTTCGCCCGCTACTACCCGAGGCCGCGGGACCCGGAGGAGGTCATCGGGCTGGTCGGTCTCCGGGCCAAGGAGGACAGCCGGATCAAGGCGCTCTCGGGCGGGCAGCGCCGGCGTCTCGACGTGGCCCTCGGGGTGATCGGCGGTCCCGAGCTGCTGCTCCTGGACGAGCCGACCACCGGTTTCGACCCCGCGGCCCGGCGCCAGTTCTGGGACCTCATCCGCAAGCTGGCCGACGAGGGCACCACCATCCTGCTCACCACGCACTACCTGGAGGAGGCGGAGGCCCTCGCCCACCGTCTCGCGATCGTCAGCCAGGGGCGGGTCGTCGCCGAGGGCGAGCCCGCCGCCCTGCGGCAGGGCCACGGCACGGGGGCCACCGTCGAGTGGACCGAGCCGGACGGCTCCCCGCGCATCGAGCGCACGGACACCCCCACCCGGACGGTGGCCGAGCTCATGCGCCGCTTCGACGGTGAGATCCCGGGGCTGCGGGTGAGCCGCCCCACGCTGGAGGACGTCTACCTCCGGCTGACCGGACAGGAGGACGCGCGATGA
- a CDS encoding vitamin K epoxide reductase family protein, protein MSRTTVKDVSTEPEPSSAGADSAPRTVGGSKAFALLLVITGAAGLLAAWVITIDKFKLLEAKVEGTTFVPGCSLNPVVSCGSVMESKQAEAFGFPNPMLGLVCYGIVICVGMSLLARARFPRWYWLTFNFGTLFGVGFCTWLQFQSLYRIGALCLWCSLAWVATILMFWYVTSFNVRNDFLPAPRWLKGFFSEFTWVLPVLHIGVIGILIMTRWWDFWTS, encoded by the coding sequence ATGAGTAGGACCACAGTGAAAGACGTCTCCACCGAGCCCGAGCCGTCGTCGGCCGGTGCCGACTCCGCGCCGCGCACGGTGGGCGGCAGCAAGGCCTTCGCCCTGCTGCTGGTGATCACCGGTGCGGCCGGTCTGCTCGCCGCGTGGGTCATCACGATCGACAAGTTCAAGCTGCTGGAGGCCAAGGTCGAGGGCACGACCTTCGTCCCCGGGTGCAGCCTGAACCCGGTCGTCTCCTGCGGCAGCGTCATGGAGAGCAAGCAGGCCGAGGCCTTCGGCTTCCCGAACCCGATGCTCGGCCTCGTCTGCTACGGCATCGTCATCTGCGTCGGCATGAGTCTGCTGGCCCGGGCCCGCTTCCCGCGCTGGTACTGGCTGACCTTCAACTTCGGCACGCTCTTCGGCGTGGGCTTCTGCACCTGGCTCCAGTTCCAGTCGCTGTACCGCATCGGCGCCCTGTGCCTGTGGTGCTCCCTGGCCTGGGTCGCCACGATCCTCATGTTCTGGTACGTCACGTCGTTCAACGTCCGCAACGACTTCCTGCCCGCGCCCCGCTGGCTCAAGGGCTTCTTCAGCGAGTTCACCTGGGTGCTCCCGGTGCTGCACATCGGCGTCATCGGCATCCTGATCATGACCCGCTGGTGGGACTTCTGGACCAGCTGA
- the rpsD gene encoding 30S ribosomal protein S4 codes for MANQPRPKVKKSRALGIALTPKAVKYFEARPYPPGEHGRGRKQNSDYKVRLLEKQRLRAQYDVSERQLVRAYERAAKTQGKTGEALVIELERRLDALVLRSGIARTIYQARQMVVHGHIEVNGQKVDKPSFRVKPDDVVMVRERSREKTLFSIAREGGFAPDGETPRYLQVNLRALAFRLDREPNRKEIPVICDEQLVVEYYAR; via the coding sequence GTGGCGAACCAGCCCCGCCCCAAGGTCAAGAAGTCGCGTGCCCTCGGCATCGCGCTGACCCCGAAGGCCGTCAAGTACTTCGAGGCCCGCCCCTACCCGCCGGGCGAGCACGGCCGCGGCCGCAAGCAGAACTCGGACTACAAGGTCCGTCTGCTCGAGAAGCAGCGTCTGCGCGCGCAGTACGACGTGTCCGAGCGTCAGCTCGTCCGCGCCTACGAGCGTGCCGCCAAGACCCAGGGCAAGACCGGTGAGGCCCTGGTCATCGAGCTCGAGCGCCGTCTCGACGCGCTGGTCCTGCGTTCGGGCATCGCCCGCACGATCTACCAGGCCCGTCAGATGGTCGTCCACGGCCACATCGAGGTCAACGGCCAGAAGGTCGACAAGCCGTCCTTCCGCGTCAAGCCCGACGACGTCGTGATGGTCCGTGAGCGCAGCCGTGAGAAGACCCTCTTCTCCATCGCCCGCGAGGGTGGCTTCGCCCCCGACGGCGAGACCCCGCGCTACCTCCAGGTGAACCTCCGCGCCCTGGCCTTCCGCCTGGACCGCGAGCCGAACCGCAAGGAGATCCCGGTGATCTGCGACGAGCAGCTCGTCGTCGAGTACTACGCCCGCTGA